The following coding sequences are from one Geodermatophilus normandii window:
- a CDS encoding prolyl oligopeptidase family serine peptidase, whose product MHGGPEAADDDSYRARRAAYVDAGYAVVHVNYRGSTGYGSAWRDALTGRPGPTELEDVAAVYDALVAEGFLDPARAVLTGGSWGGFLTLLGLGTQPERWAAGIAEVPVADYLAAYEDEMEGLRAYDRALFGGSPEEVRERYVRSSPITHVEQVRAPVLVVAGANDPRCPIRQIENYLAELDRLGKPHEVYRFDAGHGSLVTEETIRQVETALSFALRHVRP is encoded by the coding sequence GTGCACGGCGGCCCCGAGGCCGCCGACGACGACTCCTACCGCGCCCGCCGGGCCGCCTACGTCGACGCCGGCTACGCGGTCGTGCACGTCAACTACCGCGGCTCCACCGGCTACGGCAGCGCCTGGCGCGACGCGCTGACCGGCCGGCCGGGTCCCACCGAGCTCGAGGACGTCGCCGCCGTCTACGACGCGCTGGTCGCCGAGGGCTTCCTCGACCCGGCGCGGGCGGTGCTGACCGGGGGCTCGTGGGGTGGCTTCCTCACCCTGCTGGGCCTGGGCACCCAGCCCGAGCGGTGGGCCGCGGGCATCGCCGAGGTCCCGGTGGCCGACTACCTGGCCGCCTACGAGGACGAGATGGAGGGCCTGCGGGCCTACGACCGGGCGCTGTTCGGCGGCTCCCCCGAGGAGGTGCGGGAGCGCTACGTGCGGTCCTCGCCGATCACCCACGTCGAGCAGGTGCGCGCGCCGGTGCTCGTCGTCGCCGGCGCCAACGACCCGCGCTGCCCGATCCGCCAGATCGAGAACTACCTCGCCGAGCTCGACCGGCTCGGCAAGCCGCACGAGGTGTACCGCTTCGACGCCGGCCACGGCTCGCTGGTCACCGAGGAGACGATCCGGCAGGTCGAGACGGCGCTGTCGTTCGCGCTGCGGCACGTGCGGCCGTGA
- a CDS encoding glycosyltransferase 87 family protein, protein MAPVGRRAAAQAAAVLALAAVAALVSVLVPNDPWHNWFDLRVYDGAAEWWRSGRPLYDYTYGRTQYGFTYPPFAALLMLPMTLLPIEAVAAVHATVNLLVLAGVTWWLVAPLARRHGRPVGFACAAAVPVLFVLEPVRETIGFGQVNLVLLALVLADVAALRRGSRWAGVGIGLAAALKITPGLFVVYLLLTRRWRAAGVAAGTGAVATGLAFAVAPDTSWRFFTATLWQTDRVGRLDKTSNQSLLGALARLTDPAQPPRPVWLVLAVAALALVLVRAVRAARAGDDLAGVTLTGLAACLVSPITWSHHLVWLVPALVVLVDVAAGSPVVPGTTPWARSRRSAGALAAVAALVLASSSIWFAEADPGHHRDAGVLGVVVEDLYLLTTLAVVALLPGRLTAARAAARTTAPSRPAGSSPR, encoded by the coding sequence GTGGCCCCCGTCGGCCGGCGGGCCGCGGCGCAGGCCGCCGCGGTCCTCGCGCTGGCGGCGGTGGCCGCGCTGGTCTCCGTTCTGGTGCCGAACGACCCCTGGCACAACTGGTTCGACCTGCGGGTCTACGACGGCGCGGCCGAGTGGTGGCGCTCGGGCCGCCCGCTCTACGACTACACCTACGGCCGCACGCAGTACGGCTTCACCTATCCGCCGTTCGCGGCGCTGCTCATGCTGCCGATGACGCTGCTGCCGATCGAGGCGGTGGCGGCCGTGCACGCCACGGTCAACCTGCTCGTCCTCGCCGGCGTCACCTGGTGGCTGGTCGCCCCGCTGGCACGCCGGCACGGCCGGCCGGTCGGGTTCGCCTGCGCCGCCGCGGTCCCGGTGCTCTTCGTCCTCGAGCCGGTGCGGGAGACGATCGGGTTCGGCCAGGTCAACCTGGTGCTGCTGGCGCTGGTGCTGGCCGACGTCGCCGCGCTGCGCCGCGGGTCGCGGTGGGCCGGCGTCGGCATCGGGCTGGCCGCGGCTTTGAAGATCACGCCGGGTCTGTTCGTGGTGTACCTGCTGCTGACGCGGCGCTGGCGGGCCGCGGGCGTCGCGGCCGGCACCGGGGCCGTCGCGACCGGCCTGGCGTTCGCCGTCGCCCCGGACACCTCCTGGCGCTTCTTCACGGCCACGCTCTGGCAGACCGACCGGGTCGGCCGGCTGGACAAGACCTCCAACCAGTCGCTGCTGGGCGCGCTGGCGCGGCTCACCGACCCGGCGCAGCCGCCCCGGCCGGTGTGGCTGGTCCTCGCCGTCGCCGCGCTGGCGCTGGTGCTGGTCCGCGCCGTGCGCGCCGCCCGGGCCGGCGACGACCTGGCCGGCGTCACGCTCACCGGGCTGGCCGCGTGCCTCGTCAGCCCGATCACCTGGTCGCACCACCTGGTCTGGCTGGTACCGGCGCTGGTCGTGCTCGTCGACGTGGCCGCGGGGAGCCCGGTGGTCCCGGGGACGACGCCCTGGGCGCGGTCCCGCCGGTCCGCCGGGGCGCTGGCCGCCGTCGCCGCGCTGGTCCTGGCGTCGTCCTCGATCTGGTTCGCCGAGGCCGACCCCGGCCACCACCGTGACGCCGGCGTGCTCGGGGTCGTGGTCGAGGACCTCTACCTGCTGACGACCCTCGCCGTCGTCGCGCTGCTCCCCGGCCGGCTCACGGCCGCACGTGCCGCAGCGCGAACGACAGCGCCGTCTCGACCTGCCGGATCGTCTCCTCGGTGA
- a CDS encoding aspartate-semialdehyde dehydrogenase — protein MTPQGTSSSTDGLRVGIVGATGQVGAVMRQILAERRFPVSELRFFASARSAGSTLPWGDGEITVEDAATADPTGLDVALFSAGASTSRVQAPRFAEAGVTVVDNSSAFRRDPDVPLVVAEVNPHALADIPKGIVANPNCTTMAAMPVLRPLHDEAQLVRLVASTYQAVSGSGVAGVEELDGQVRAVVDKATELTHDGAAVAFPEPRKYVRPIAFNVLPMAGSLVDDGSFETDEEQKLRNESRKILGIPDLRVSGTCVRVPVFTGHSLSLNVEFARPLTVARATELLADAPGVQLTDVPTPLQAAGQDPSYVGRIRQDQSVDGDRGLVLFVSNDNLRKGAALNTVQIAELLLRR, from the coding sequence ATGACACCGCAGGGGACCAGCTCCAGCACCGACGGCCTGCGGGTCGGGATCGTCGGCGCCACCGGCCAGGTCGGCGCCGTCATGCGCCAGATCCTCGCCGAGCGCCGCTTCCCGGTCAGCGAGCTGCGCTTCTTCGCCAGCGCCCGCAGCGCCGGCAGCACGCTGCCGTGGGGGGACGGCGAGATCACCGTCGAGGACGCCGCCACCGCCGACCCCACCGGTCTCGACGTCGCGCTGTTCTCCGCGGGCGCGAGCACCTCGCGGGTGCAGGCGCCGCGGTTCGCCGAGGCCGGCGTGACCGTCGTCGACAACAGCTCCGCGTTCCGCCGCGACCCCGACGTGCCGCTCGTGGTCGCCGAGGTCAACCCGCACGCGCTGGCCGACATCCCCAAGGGCATCGTCGCCAACCCGAACTGCACCACCATGGCCGCGATGCCGGTGCTGCGGCCGCTGCACGACGAGGCGCAGCTCGTCCGGCTGGTCGCCAGCACCTACCAGGCGGTGTCCGGCAGCGGCGTGGCCGGCGTCGAGGAGCTCGACGGGCAGGTCAGGGCGGTCGTGGACAAGGCCACCGAGCTGACCCACGACGGCGCCGCGGTGGCCTTCCCCGAGCCGCGGAAGTACGTGCGCCCGATCGCCTTCAACGTGCTGCCGATGGCCGGCTCGCTGGTCGACGACGGCTCGTTCGAGACCGACGAGGAGCAGAAGCTCCGCAACGAGAGCCGCAAGATCCTCGGCATCCCCGACCTGCGCGTCTCGGGCACCTGCGTGCGGGTGCCGGTCTTCACCGGGCACTCGCTGTCGCTCAACGTCGAGTTCGCCCGCCCGCTGACCGTCGCGCGGGCCACCGAGCTGCTCGCCGACGCGCCGGGCGTGCAGCTCACCGACGTCCCGACGCCGCTGCAGGCCGCCGGGCAGGACCCCAGCTACGTCGGACGCATCCGGCAGGACCAGAGCGTTGACGGCGACCGCGGGCTGGTGCTGTTCGTCAGCAACGACAACCTGCGCAAGGGCGCGGCGCTCAACACCGTGCAGATCGCCGAACTGCTGCTCCGGCGCTGA
- a CDS encoding aspartate kinase — translation MALVVQKYGGSSVASAAHIKRVAERIVAEKTAGNDVVVVVSAMGDTTDELLDQAAQITDDPPGRELDMLLTAGERISMALLAIAINTHGYEARSFTGSQAGVITTSSHGKARIIDVTPGRLRSALDEGSIVIVAGFQGVSQDTKDITTLGRGGSDTTAVAVAAALRADVCEIYTDVDGVFTADPRIVPNARRLETVTYEEMLELAASGAKVLMLRCVEYARRYGIPVHVRSSYSQLPGTVVAGSMEDLSVEQAIITGVAHDRSEGKITVYGVPDRPGEAAQLFRVLADAEINIDMIVQNVSAEASKLADISFTLPKSDGPAALAALEKVKHTVGYSDVRFDQHIGKVSLVGAGMRSHPGVSARFFGALADAGVNLELISTSEIRISVVCRDTDVDLAVRAVHDAFDLGTDEAEAVVYGGTGR, via the coding sequence GTGGCCCTCGTCGTGCAGAAGTACGGTGGCTCCTCCGTGGCCTCCGCCGCCCACATCAAGCGTGTCGCGGAGCGCATCGTCGCGGAGAAGACGGCCGGCAACGACGTCGTCGTCGTGGTCTCGGCGATGGGTGACACCACCGACGAACTGCTCGACCAGGCCGCGCAGATCACCGACGACCCGCCCGGCCGCGAGCTGGACATGCTGCTCACCGCGGGCGAGCGCATCTCCATGGCGCTGCTGGCCATCGCGATCAACACGCACGGCTACGAGGCCCGCTCGTTCACCGGCTCGCAGGCCGGGGTGATCACGACCTCCAGCCACGGCAAGGCGCGGATCATCGACGTCACGCCCGGCCGGCTGCGCTCCGCGCTCGACGAGGGCTCGATCGTCATCGTCGCCGGGTTCCAGGGCGTCAGCCAGGACACCAAGGACATCACCACGCTCGGCCGCGGCGGCTCGGACACCACCGCGGTCGCCGTCGCCGCGGCGCTGCGGGCCGACGTCTGCGAGATCTACACCGACGTCGACGGCGTCTTCACCGCCGACCCGCGGATCGTCCCGAACGCCCGGCGGCTCGAGACCGTCACCTACGAGGAGATGCTCGAGCTCGCGGCCTCCGGCGCCAAGGTGCTCATGCTCCGGTGCGTCGAGTACGCCCGCCGCTACGGCATCCCGGTGCACGTCCGCAGCTCCTACTCACAGCTCCCCGGCACCGTGGTGGCCGGCTCGATGGAGGACCTCAGCGTGGAACAGGCGATCATCACCGGCGTCGCGCACGACCGCAGCGAGGGCAAGATCACCGTCTACGGCGTCCCCGACCGCCCGGGCGAGGCCGCGCAGCTCTTCCGCGTGCTGGCCGACGCCGAGATCAACATCGACATGATCGTGCAGAACGTGTCGGCCGAGGCCAGCAAGCTCGCCGACATCTCCTTCACGCTGCCCAAGAGCGACGGCCCGGCCGCGCTCGCCGCGCTGGAGAAGGTGAAGCACACCGTCGGCTACAGCGACGTCCGCTTCGACCAGCACATCGGCAAGGTCAGCCTGGTCGGCGCCGGCATGCGCAGCCACCCCGGCGTCTCGGCCCGCTTCTTCGGCGCCCTGGCCGACGCCGGCGTGAACCTCGAGCTCATCAGCACCTCGGAGATCCGCATCTCCGTGGTCTGCCGCGACACCGACGTCGACCTCGCCGTCCGCGCGGTGCACGACGCCTTCGACCTCGGCACCGACGAGGCCGAGGCCGTCGTCTACGGAGGGACCGGACGATGA
- a CDS encoding phospholipase D-like domain-containing protein — protein MARGYSKAIRRARRLIYLEDQYMWSAEVAQLFADALRENPELHLVVVVPRVPDQDGAIARTPQYVGRWQALQMVRRAGRDRVHVFDVENHEGTPVYVHAKVCVVDDVWASVGSDNFNRRSWTHDSELSSAVLDTTLDPREPRDPAGTGDGARTFARDLRLVLAREHTDRAADGSEDADLLDPDAFVTTLETQADELDAWHAGGRRGLRPRGRLRHHRPEQLSFPTRLWATPLYRLLDDPDGRPLRLRRRGEF, from the coding sequence GTGGCCCGCGGCTACTCCAAGGCCATCCGCCGCGCCCGCCGGCTGATCTACCTCGAGGACCAGTACATGTGGTCGGCCGAGGTGGCGCAGCTGTTCGCCGACGCGCTGCGCGAGAACCCCGAGCTCCACCTGGTCGTCGTCGTCCCGCGCGTCCCCGACCAGGACGGCGCGATCGCCAGGACCCCGCAGTACGTGGGCCGCTGGCAGGCGCTGCAGATGGTCCGGCGCGCCGGCCGCGACCGGGTGCACGTGTTCGACGTCGAGAACCACGAGGGGACGCCGGTCTACGTGCACGCCAAGGTGTGCGTGGTCGACGACGTGTGGGCCAGCGTCGGCAGCGACAACTTCAACCGCCGCTCGTGGACGCACGACAGCGAGCTGTCCAGCGCCGTCCTCGACACGACGCTCGACCCCCGTGAGCCGCGCGACCCCGCCGGGACCGGGGACGGCGCGCGCACCTTCGCCCGGGACCTGCGGCTGGTCCTGGCCCGCGAGCACACCGACCGCGCCGCCGACGGCAGCGAGGACGCCGACCTGCTCGACCCCGACGCCTTCGTGACCACGCTGGAGACCCAGGCCGACGAGCTCGACGCCTGGCACGCCGGCGGCCGCCGCGGCCTCCGCCCCCGCGGCCGGCTGCGCCACCACCGGCCCGAGCAGCTCTCGTTCCCCACCCGGCTCTGGGCCACGCCGCTGTACCGGCTCCTCGACGACCCCGACGGCCGCCCGCTCCGCCTCCGCCGCCGCGGCGAGTTCTGA
- a CDS encoding helix-turn-helix domain-containing protein: protein MADFDLAGVVRRVRRAADLSQRELAGAAGLSKSTIAAIEGGHRGLDARALARLAAVAGLRLALLDARGEEVAPMDGAAVRDGGGRFFPAHLDTRHGDDGWWPGPHRRDRTPVTYTFTRDRPWRDRLRQARGGTPDDHQLPRAGDSLAQRAATRRAAAWRARAEQRARHLEERREQPTDDGFRCECPPACDDLLLDERPPTPGRSGPHAPDCVCHCDLS from the coding sequence ATGGCGGACTTCGATCTCGCGGGTGTCGTGCGACGCGTCCGCAGGGCGGCTGACCTGTCCCAGCGCGAGCTCGCCGGAGCGGCCGGACTGTCCAAGTCGACCATCGCGGCCATCGAAGGGGGGCACCGTGGGCTGGACGCCCGGGCGCTGGCCCGGCTGGCCGCCGTCGCCGGGCTGCGGCTGGCGCTGCTGGACGCGCGGGGCGAGGAGGTGGCGCCCATGGACGGCGCCGCGGTCCGGGACGGGGGCGGCCGGTTCTTCCCCGCCCACCTCGACACCCGGCACGGCGACGACGGCTGGTGGCCCGGGCCGCACCGCCGCGACCGCACGCCCGTCACGTACACGTTCACGCGCGACCGGCCCTGGCGCGACCGGCTCCGGCAGGCGCGCGGCGGCACCCCGGACGACCACCAGCTCCCGCGCGCCGGCGACTCGCTCGCCCAGCGGGCCGCGACCCGGCGGGCGGCCGCGTGGAGGGCGCGCGCGGAGCAACGCGCCCGGCACCTGGAGGAGCGGCGGGAACAGCCGACGGACGACGGCTTCCGCTGCGAGTGCCCGCCGGCCTGCGACGACCTGCTGCTCGACGAGCGCCCGCCCACGCCGGGCCGTTCCGGACCGCACGCGCCCGACTGCGTGTGTCACTGCGACCTGAGCTGA